The following coding sequences lie in one Halogeometricum rufum genomic window:
- a CDS encoding DUF7827 domain-containing protein codes for MSETSKLRAVTLAALMVCSVFAGAIAFSGSAAADNHEFTYEGGAAHYQTGGQAVVEVPFNSNVDSASLTAANFTLTDDDENVSDSITDISASGGTVTVETNEVVRSNDLELELSGDIRNATGETLANDGTYDVDFAAVTVGADGDVNAYKGSKVAVVADSGSTDVEIVGTDDDNNYFRSGNTGTNSEVYIFDTSNRQLGEYEVTYENGSTATVTVRQLGLSANIDDTNITTDDDVEGNVTANAGNRDVDVVLLDGDDDEVASDTVSLSGQGEADFSFDVSDTGDYTVEATDLDSGVTNESESITVSKAGEGRADVAEGVVTEQRGDIANITVDLQNTDTATLTVGDDDVGYRTNVTVEDGSDDGQVTVQFNTYEASIGNAQNAFEVADSDDSIENVEPDSQNQIDSLLDAGEYPLEVRSGDDASVDAEGVGTLVLEERNTSALDSWTAASGTDFEDTEAVYEAVQNSNLTQDDQIAYGDLAVHQLQASGLEGAIDANDDDATSEFWSLEQSGAVDLTVEQTDAGANRDPYEVQLAQSNTTVVADADNDTYFIVYDTDEVGTTGDDIEADDGLTANFTVAADEGNLTADDEKQTVEDEYEIVDAEHTLDEPVNVSAAANQTIEGETTVAPGTELSLRVRSSGDTQPSFLKTATVYVSENETFSSTFDFSEQEAGDTFDVTVRGGVADSETVDGNVGEGGANETETDTNETVTETETMTETGTPAEGTETGTPAEGTETAAPTDGETGTPAEGTGTSTGTPGFGVVVAVTALLAAAFVAVRRD; via the coding sequence ATGAGTGAAACATCGAAACTCCGCGCAGTCACCCTCGCGGCGCTGATGGTCTGCTCCGTATTCGCAGGAGCCATCGCGTTCTCGGGGTCGGCTGCCGCCGACAACCACGAGTTCACCTACGAAGGTGGCGCGGCCCACTACCAGACCGGTGGTCAGGCCGTCGTCGAAGTACCGTTCAACAGCAACGTCGATAGCGCCAGTCTGACGGCAGCGAACTTCACGCTGACCGACGACGACGAGAACGTCTCCGACTCGATCACCGACATCTCCGCGAGTGGCGGTACGGTGACCGTCGAGACGAACGAGGTCGTCCGTTCGAACGACCTCGAACTCGAACTCTCGGGCGACATCCGCAACGCGACCGGTGAGACGCTCGCGAACGACGGCACCTACGACGTCGACTTCGCGGCCGTCACCGTGGGCGCGGACGGCGACGTCAACGCCTACAAGGGCTCGAAAGTCGCCGTCGTCGCCGACAGCGGCTCGACCGACGTCGAAATCGTCGGGACGGACGACGACAACAACTACTTCCGCTCGGGCAACACGGGCACGAACAGCGAAGTCTACATCTTCGACACGTCGAACCGTCAGCTCGGCGAGTACGAGGTCACCTACGAGAACGGCTCGACGGCGACCGTCACGGTCCGTCAACTCGGCCTCAGCGCCAACATCGACGACACGAACATCACGACCGACGACGACGTCGAGGGTAACGTGACGGCAAACGCGGGCAACCGCGACGTCGACGTCGTCCTCCTCGACGGCGACGACGACGAAGTCGCCTCCGACACCGTGTCCCTCAGCGGGCAGGGCGAGGCCGACTTCAGCTTCGACGTCTCCGACACGGGCGACTACACGGTCGAAGCGACCGACCTCGACTCCGGCGTCACCAACGAGTCCGAGTCCATCACCGTCTCGAAAGCCGGTGAGGGTCGCGCAGACGTCGCAGAGGGCGTCGTCACCGAGCAGCGCGGTGACATCGCCAACATCACCGTCGACCTGCAGAACACCGACACCGCGACGCTGACCGTCGGCGACGACGACGTCGGCTACCGCACGAACGTGACCGTCGAGGACGGCTCCGACGACGGTCAGGTCACGGTCCAGTTCAACACCTACGAGGCCTCCATCGGGAACGCGCAGAACGCCTTCGAGGTGGCCGACTCCGACGACTCCATCGAGAACGTCGAACCCGACAGCCAGAACCAGATCGACTCGCTCCTCGACGCGGGCGAGTACCCGCTCGAAGTCCGCTCGGGTGACGACGCCTCCGTCGACGCCGAGGGCGTCGGCACGCTCGTCCTCGAAGAGCGCAACACGAGCGCGCTCGACAGCTGGACGGCCGCGTCCGGCACCGACTTCGAGGACACCGAAGCGGTCTACGAAGCGGTCCAGAACAGCAACCTCACGCAGGACGACCAGATAGCGTACGGTGACCTCGCCGTTCACCAGCTTCAGGCCTCCGGCCTCGAAGGAGCGATCGACGCGAACGACGACGACGCGACGTCCGAGTTCTGGTCGCTCGAACAGAGCGGCGCGGTGGACCTCACGGTCGAGCAGACGGACGCCGGTGCGAACCGCGACCCGTACGAGGTCCAGCTGGCACAGAGTAACACGACGGTCGTCGCCGACGCCGACAACGACACCTACTTCATCGTCTACGACACGGACGAGGTCGGCACGACCGGCGACGACATCGAAGCCGACGACGGCCTGACGGCCAACTTCACCGTCGCCGCCGACGAGGGCAACCTCACGGCCGACGACGAGAAGCAGACGGTCGAGGACGAGTACGAGATCGTCGACGCCGAGCACACGCTCGACGAACCCGTGAACGTCTCCGCGGCCGCGAACCAGACGATAGAAGGCGAGACGACGGTCGCACCCGGTACGGAACTCAGCCTGCGCGTCCGCTCTAGCGGCGACACGCAGCCGAGCTTCCTGAAGACCGCGACCGTCTACGTCTCCGAGAACGAGACGTTCTCGAGCACGTTCGACTTCAGCGAGCAGGAAGCCGGCGACACCTTCGACGTGACCGTCCGGGGCGGCGTGGCCGACTCCGAAACCGTCGACGGTAACGTCGGCGAGGGCGGCGCGAACGAGACCGAGACGGACACCAACGAAACGGTGACCGAGACGGAGACGATGACCGAGACCGGCACGCCCGCCGAGGGCACCGAGACCGGTACGCCCGCCGAGGGCACCGAAACCGCCGCGCCGACTGACGGCGAGACCGGTACGCCCGCCGAGGGCACCGGCACCTCCACCGGCACGCCCGGCTTCGGTGTCGTCGTCGCCGTGACGGCGCTCCTCGCCGCGGCGTTCGTCGCCGTCCGCCGCGACTAA